DNA from Alnus glutinosa chromosome 2, dhAlnGlut1.1, whole genome shotgun sequence:
TCTCgctattttctcattttttttttctcttagctCAAATCTACTTCAACGTAACACTCCCTTTTTCTACTGTAAACATCTTCAGCAAAAACTTCTCGCTACTCTCTCCCTTCTCTGGATTTATCGGTTTCACATTCACCCACTCAACTCATGgtcttcttcatcttcctccCTTCATTCTTAGTGTACACCATAACCTATTCCTCTTCTCGTCCTCTCAATTTATGCTcttacctctctctttctttcttatttgtgTTTTCTTCGACATTTCTCTCCTTTTTGTGGAGTGATGAATTACACATGTGAGAGAGCTTCAAAACTTGAGGATTGCAGAGGGAAAGCGTTGTTTTGGGTTCGTATTTTGGCACAAATTTGGCGcaatctaattaatttttttttcctttttttcaagATTAGGCATTTGGGAATGGGCTACATGGGGTTTGGAGTATTTGGACAAAATTCTGTGTGGTTTAGATTCGAAATTTGTCGAATTGACTATCTTCGTCTGGGTAACTTTATTGCACAACTCCTTCACTTCATTGGTTGTCTTATTCTTTTGGTCGGTTATTGCAGGTTTCATTATGAAATTCTTTTACCAATattgggttttgttttcttttgaacTGAACATGGGATTTTTCTCTTCTAGATTTCTCAATCAATTATATCAAATAATTTAGgagaaaaatttagagagagaaacagagtgGAAAGAAATGTTGAAGAAAACAcatagaagaaagaaagagagagggaagaGTAGAAATTGAGAGGTAGAGAAGAAGAGTGAGCTGATGGTACGCTGAGAATCAagggaggaagagaaagaagattATGAGTTGAGATGGGTGAATGGGaataagagaaaatgagagaagggAGAGAGTAGCGAGAATTCTTTTACAATAGAAAAGGGAGTAGACTTGAGCCAAggggaacaaaaaaaatgaaagtggaAAGAAGGAAGATAGTAGCGAGAGATTAAATCTCAACCCTTCATTTTTTAACAGCAtgtgtgctgtagttttaactATAGCACACAAGCCGGATCCCAAACTCTATTTTTAACAGGTGAGGCCCagcacgtgaaatatttaattgagatGAAAGGTAAATGACGAAATCAATAATCGAAATCAAAATctttggctctaataccatgtcaaattatttatttatctcaaaagcttaaactgataagttaattatttaattaatattttaacaatatatTCTGTTGAAATGCGCCACCAATATAAagatgacacgtggcagacgATTAGAAGAGCGTTTATTATTAAGGCTTAGAAAAAGACAGACCTGAGCATAATGTTTCTTTcacaactcttatacaacttttacacaactttaataattttttttaagatcaaccatttaATATTTAGGGCCCACGtgcatgtaggaaaacaaatctaatagtTAATCACCCAAACGATTTATCTTAATTATTAGCATCCATTACTATTTCTTCATACTCCCTACTACTAACCTAAACATCGAAACTATTTCCCATGGCTCCCTTAATCTTAATGTCAGTACGTATTAATATTGTAATCCGAGGGTTCTAATAACAATCTACAAAGGGTTTGTCTTCTTCGATCCTTCATTTGCTCCGGTTGCTTTGAAAATTGTTGCTTTTTGAGACCGCAAaagataaattaaattaatcgaTCACCATCAGGAGGTGTTTCCcttattcctttttctttttcccttttctctgTTCAGTCTGCATCACATGCATGCACGGTTGAATTTAGTGCAGAGTTTTTAGAAATCTGTATAAAAGATTCTCGTACTTGAATCCTCAGTACTATCCATGAGTATTTTAATAACGGTTAGATCCTTGTTGTTCTTCATTCCTCAAGGCTGGTTTACTGGGAATAATTCATTCAAACTAGAACAACTttgtagcatatatatataagcaaattAAAAGCTACTTTTCTAGTCTATTGTTTTTTTcagacatgcatgcatgcacatTGCTTAATTCAATGGGTGCACATCATAGAGGCATCAAAAACAGCAATTTCTGCGATAtgggttcttttctttttcttgtcccCAGCTCCCACTTTTTCTTATTACTTTCTGGCGCTGAGGCCAAGTCGATCTATCCACTCGGGTAACCATTAACAAAGAGATCGAATTTAggagcttttcttttctttctaatgGCATCCGGTCCCAGGTTTACCATAATGAACTGATCGATACTTATCAAtccttttctttccttccttaacacaacaaaatatctttagtTTAGGTGACAGGATTTagtacctttatatatatatatatatatatatatatttatattcttaagaCCTTGGGTAGGGTGTGCCACCAACCTCCtacctttcctttttctttttattttttacaattcaaaaaatatatataaccataCTTAATTACACCCTCTCATAAGATTTGATAATTAGTAGATACTAAATTTGACACTTGAACAATAGTTTTCTTGATTATTGCTAAGTTTGATAGTTAGGTTCTCCTGTAAACCACTAAACCCTATGTAAAAACTACTTCTATTATGATTAGATCAATGAAATGGAATTGAGATCATGTGtaatattcaataattttaaaatctatGGCATCATCTctgatatgaaaaaataaaaataaaataaaaaaattgcatctcATTTTCAGTTTTAGTCACTTCTTCGCTTACTACGGCCTCTCCATCTGATCCTTTGCCACCTCTTTACCATCGTCAAGCTCCTATCATGTCACCTTTTTCATTGTCGTCTTGTTGTGCAGAATGGCCGAACCACCCGTTGATCGACCTCCCCCAATTAGTTTTTAAAGGTGTATGTCCTCCCTCTAATGGCCAAAATGGGTAGTTAACCACCCCAAATGTTGTTCAACCACCTTGTGCGACGAGTTGACGATGAAGGTGGCAAAATATGAATTAAACAGTAGTCAGAAGGTGATGGATGAGCAAATGGAGAGATGACAATGGATGTGGAGAGGTGGCTAAAAACgatatgccattttttttgttttttttttgcacatgGTAGATGACATGACAAATTTTGGACTGTTCATATGCCAATTAAAAATTTGCATGTTTAAAACAATATGCAAATTGCTTTCACATTGTAGATAACATGGCAGATTTTGGACCGTCGATTTAAATAAATAGCTCAAATTAAAACTATTATAGCCTATGCAATATTGCACGGAATCACAATCCAATATAATGAAACTCCTTATCCTCGTTTGAGTGGGATCGAAGGCAACACAGGATGACACCTAATGGGATGCCCATGgccatttccagcccaatctaaaacaaaaaggaaattcAATCTGTGAAGCCCAAATTTGTTCCGCAGAGCAAAAGGCCTTAGATGCATGCTATCATTTCCTGGTCTCCGAAGCCGGTGAAGACCATGACGTCAGTCTCTAACTCACCCAACCACTTGCTCCCACGTGTCAAACCAGAGTCCAAAGTTTGGACGTGAAAACTGACTCTTAACTAAAATTGATAAATGCCCGTTGGGTTCCGGTCTACCGGGTCAGAATCAGAGTTACACAGAGCATCCAAAGAAGAGTCTCTCTCGCTTACTCTCAGTCAAAGTGTCAAACCCGTAAGAAACTCCTCTGAAACTTCGaagactttttcttttattttacaagAAAATCTCTCGCTGTGTGTTTGGATCGAAGAAATTGCAAAATGTGAGGGATTTACAGCTTCACACTTCGCAGCACAGGTAGATATACTTCTGTGCTTCTTCTTAAATTCCTGTTTGGTTTccaagaaaagagacaaaaagagaAGTAGggagattttttgtttttacgtTTTATGGTTGTtttgatttctggaaaatgggGGAGCCGAGCTAAGCTAAGATTAGCGGTTGCTTTAGGCTTGGTTCAGTGGAGTTGAGAAGGTTACGATTTCGAAGGTTTTTGTTTTCGTATATTTACATTTTCTGAGCAAACAAGTGGagtttttaggtctctttgttATGCACAAAGAAGAaggtcttcttctttctttttctttttctatttttttttttttttcagtttgagGTTACGAATTAGCTGTCACTGCCTTTTGTTTTGACTTGAGCTGATTTTGGTGGTTACAGATTCGGAATTTTGAGGTTTTGGCAAGTTTCTAAATTTATATTGAATTGCATAAGATTAGGGATGTGGCTGACTTAGTGCTttatttggttgctgagaaaagtTCAGAAAAATGCCTTTTATTATATGTTGGATTTAGAAGGGGAAAAATAAGTATTGGGGTATTGTTGGGGTTGTAGGAATCTATGTTATCAATCTATTGGCATGTAAATAGTTAGACCAAAATCTATGAATGTACGATATGAAATGGAGAATGTGATTGtgtttaatcaaataaaaactttatGATAGTGTACATCTGCATGCTTCTTTGAAATCTATGCAGCTTACAAATACAATGTGGCTAGGTTAAGGACAtgatgttatatatattaaagagtTTCTGCTTATTTCTAGGGCACTGATATTAAAATGTGAGCTTATCTTAATACCCGATTTTGATGCTCAGAATTAACGCACTCTTGGTAAGTATATTATGTTTCTCAAGTTAAATGTTTTGTGATAAGTTAGTTATGGCAATGTGTGTTTAGTTGCTATGGGGTTTCCATGATGCCACACTATTGCTCAGTTTATGAGCTTCTCTTCATATCTCAATGAGTAGTATGTACCATTGCTGTGTCAGAGTTGTGTGATATTTTCACCTTTTCTCAGGTTATAAAGCTTTCACTTGTTGACATGGATTGTGTTTTCTAAGAAACTGCATACATCTCGCCTCTATATCTCTTCAATATTTATGGCTTCTGCCGGCATAGCTCCTGCCAGTGTGGCTCCTGCTTCAGCCGTCGGAAAACCTGCCGGCGAGGCAATGATTGTTGATAAGCTCCCAGaggaaataaatgaaatgaagatcagggatgaaaaagttgaaaaggTTGGCTTCTCAAATATATCTGGATGACTTTTTGTCATTGTATAGTCGGTTTTTGTTATATTGTCCATGTCTTTTCTTTATTGATGGTTTCTGTGTGGTAGGAAATGGAAGCAACAGTGGTCGATGGAAATGGAACTGAAACTGGACACATTATTGTAACTACGATTGGTGGTCGAAATGGTCAACCCAAACAGGTAGACATGTGAAACACTATTTGTAATTGCATCAGCTCTAGTTAAGTTGTGGACTGCAGAGAGAATGGTTAAGTATATACATTTGGGTGTAAAAAATTGAGTCCCATGGTGGAAAGATGTCATGAGTGTGAGTGGTTAATATAGTATAGTTGGGTCCAAACTCATagggcttaagcttttgggttgaGTAGTGTCCCAACATGCTATTATTATAGTTTCACTGAAAGATTCTTCATAGTGTCAATCTTcctaacaagtggtatcagagctgaTAATAGTGTATGCTATGGTGGAATGGCACAAGCATGGACAAGGATCCCTGGAGTAGGGACAAAGGTGTAAGGTGCAGGCATGAACAAGGGTTCTTGGAATAAGAGGCAAAGGTTCATGGCATGGGCGCAAACATGGATCTCTGGAGTAGGGACAAAGGTACAAAGTGCGAGCATAAACAAGGGTTTCTAGAGTAAAGGGTAAAGATTCATGGTACGGGTACAAACGAGAGTCCTTGGAGTGATGGCAAAGGTGCATGGCACAAACAAACTCATATAGCACCCAAGTGATCTTGGAGACGGCCCATAAGATTGATATAAAAATCCGTTTGAGGGGGAGTGTAACAATGTGGTGATGGACTCACATGCGAGGGGGCGATTGTTAAGTATACATGTGTGAGTGTAAAAGGATAAAgtcccacattgaaaagatACTATAAGTGTGAGTGATTAATATAACATAGTTTTGTCCAAACCCataggcttaagcttttgggttgaCTGTTGTCCTAACATGCTGTATTATGGTCTCACTGAGAGACTTCCAATAGTGTCAATCTCCTTAACAATAACATTACATATACCTCCGCTAAAtaaatcactaaaaaaaaattgagaagttGGTTGTGAGAGGCCATGAAGCTCCATGTCTTTAACTTGAAAACTAAATCCAAAAAGGAAATGACGTCAATAATTGTGGGCATTGAGATATCGTAGGTAGAAATTGCTGATTTGATGCAATAGGTTATAGGGATTCATTGTAAACTctggaatatatatttttacaattCTTCACCCATTGAGGGTAATGAattctcccaatctcggaattggctgatcggttttgatcataacggggagattgtggtttgggaggaggacgtTGATCTTTGGGATCTtttgcctttggattgggcgtCAGAGGgtgcttttggggaggaggcgttggcaattcgggatgtcatggaagaagaatttcagcgtgacaagatgatatcgcaccaaaagtctaaaggcaagagggagcttctgAATCTGCATAGCTCTATCAACTATGGCGACGCTAAACCTTCCGCTAGGCATAGCAAAGGAAATGACcttatgttgtagagttgtATGCTTGGGTTGGTTTGTGGGTCGTTCCtcgggtttttggtttttgcttgGGATCTTTTGAGGGTTGTTTTTCATGGGTTTTTCCctatgtattttgggtttgcttgtatttcgggtttagggttttggggtttttttttcaggtttttGGGTGGGGGCTTCTTTTGTAGTTTGGGTTTTATGGGGGTTTCGTCTGGATTTTGGGTTTTATGGGGACTTTGGGTGTTGTGAGTGCGTAAatccttgtgggttttcttctgTGGGCTAGCTTGGtcgttcctgtgtatacttcatgtatacttaggggcgtttttcgctttttttaataaagtttttcttatttatcaaaaaaatatatttatacaaaTCTAGCAACGGGTTTTCTGGAGTTGGGCTTCTGAGTTTCAGCCTTTTATCTTTTGGATCATATGATAGGGCTTCTGAGTTTTAGCCTTTCATCTTTTGTATCATATGTGAGCTTTTAGCATGTACACCACTAGATATGAATACATTCCACTCTTCAGATACTACTATTCTTTTTCACtctcacacacatacacacaaaaggtttttttttttccttttttttttatttatttttttttaatttcatgttcATCTCCTTGGAAAATGTTTTTCCATTGCTAGCTAAATAGTACATCATGAGGTAAACCACATACACTGATAAATTTGTTGAATTTGATGAGTTACTTTAACCTTCCATTTGACTTGGTTAAGCCCTTTAGCTTTAATTTTTCTGATGTGTACTGCAGACCATAAGTTACATGGCAGAGCGCGTTGTTGGACAGGGTTCATTTGGTATTGTGTTTCAGGTGATACTTTAATTGCAATtcataagttatatatattgataGCTGATTtttttgtagcctttttgatAGGGATTACTGATAATCATTTGAAACCTTAAACATTCTATTTTCCAGGCCAAGTGTCTAGAAACTGGAGAAACTGTTGCAATCAAGAAGGTATTGCAGGATAAGAGATATAAGAACCGTGAGTTGCAAACGATGCGCCTTCTTGATCACCCTAATGTTGTGTCACTCAAACACTGCTTCTTCTCAACCACGGACAAAGATGAGCTCTATCTCAATTTGGTGCTTGAATATGTACCTGAGACTGTATATCGTGTAGCCAAGCACTACAGCAAGGCAAATCAGCGGATGCCCATGATATATGTCAAACTCTACACATATCAGGTTACTTATGCTGCCatatttttcctttcctttttgtgtaagaatgttgttgttttggatGTGTTAACTTGGTTATACTTGGTAATAGACTATTTTAGCGGATTTTTGATTATCCAGTGCAAGTAAGCTAAGAAGTTACTTAgtaagaggttttttttttttttttttttttgggggggggggggggtgtgtaATAGAAAAAGAAGCCTTTGGGAACAAGTTGAGAAATATCAACAAAAATGAGAGtcaaaagttaaaattttaaattcgtaaaatccatttttttcttggttGAATTGTTTCAGGGACAGACCCCCCTCCCCACCCCCCTTTTACTTTATTAGTGATGGCCCCCACAAAATTTCAGGGCAGTATCGCCCcccaaaaaggcaaaaatttaGTTTCTAGTTCCATCTCTGAATTGTTTTATCAATGAACACTactaaaaaaactctaaatattttttcaatttagtttttctAGATGCTCTTCAATTACATTTTTTGTTCAACTAGGGAAAAATCAGTGGAATTTGACTTGACACTGACCATCATGAATAACAAATTCACCTCCTGTTCAAATAAGAAGTGAGATAAATACTGGCTTCCTCCCAAGAATGTGCATCTTAATATAAATGGCGCATATTAGTATCCATTTTGCACATTGTTGATGAAGACATGATtgttttttaaagagaaataggTGAAAGAACAACACTTCCTCATTATGAGCATACCCATTTGGGTATAACTTaaaaaacaactttttcttctCATAGCTATTTTAGATCACCTTACAGATACTGTTGATATTGGAAACAGAACCTTCTTCCAAgaaataaatgtgatataatGGCAGTGGATAACATTCTCTTATATGTATTATTGCTATATTAGGGGACTAGTTCTTGATCACCAGAATATCCTGTTTGCATATAGCGGCTATACTGTGATATATAACACACCTCTTGGATTTTGGCAGATATGTAGAGCTTTGGCATATATTCATGGAGGCATAGGTGTGTGCCACAGGGACATTAAGCCACAGAATCTACTGGTTTGTATTTGAAAATTAGGGATATTAGGGATTTTTCCTTAATAAAATTGGATCCTATTACCAATACAATTTCTTGTTACAGGTTAATCCTCATACTCACCAGGTCAAGCTATGCGACTTTGGAAGTGCAAAAGTTCTGGTAGTATTTTTTTGCTTTGTCTCTTGACTTCCTAATGTCATATGCATAGATAACGTTTAGTTGCATGGTTCTTGTGAGAATGGCAAGATCTATTTTTCAGTTGTCAGTTCTTGTATTTGAAGATATTAGAATGTAGTAAGATAACTTGAGGTGGTTGATATTTGCATCTTTATCAAGAAGCTAATAGATTGAGCCTAGTTAGCTCTGTAAGTACTTCCTGATAGGAGTTATGCTACACACACTCCCACTTCTCCACACCCATTTCTTTACACCTttaggtgacttttaaaaccaCCATTGGCTTTGATATGGAtctttattagattttaatccAATTGTGGTTTTAAAAGACACCTAAGGGCGTGGAAAAGTGGGAGtatgtg
Protein-coding regions in this window:
- the LOC133859862 gene encoding shaggy-related protein kinase epsilon; its protein translation is MASAGIAPASVAPASAVGKPAGEAMIVDKLPEEINEMKIRDEKVEKEMEATVVDGNGTETGHIIVTTIGGRNGQPKQTISYMAERVVGQGSFGIVFQAKCLETGETVAIKKVLQDKRYKNRELQTMRLLDHPNVVSLKHCFFSTTDKDELYLNLVLEYVPETVYRVAKHYSKANQRMPMIYVKLYTYQICRALAYIHGGIGVCHRDIKPQNLLVNPHTHQVKLCDFGSAKVLVKGEPNISYICSRYYRAPELIFGATEYTTAIDIWSVGCVLAELLLGQPLFPGESGVDQLVEIIKVLGTPTREEIKCMNPNYTEFKFPQIKAHPWHKIFHKRMPPEAVDLVSRLLQYSPNLRCTALEACVHPFFNELRDPSTRLPNGRPLPPLFNFKPQELKGATLELLSKLIPEHARKQCPFLAL